A region of Desulfolithobacter dissulfuricans DNA encodes the following proteins:
- the dsrP gene encoding sulfate reduction electron transfer complex DsrMKJOP subunit DsrP — MIQFFVHGFISTFRGSRTYWLWVTFLLAVSLIGLNAWARQLAHGLATSGMGDEVSWGMYIANFVFLVGMAAAAVMMVIPAYIFKDREMHKIVVLSELFAVAAMVMCILFVTVDLGRPDRIWHMVPRLGYFNWPGSMLTWDVLVLNGYLLLNLYVCFYVLYSRFHGRKPKPALYIPVVFLAIGWAFSIHTTTAFLFQGLGGRPFWNSGLIAPRFLASAFAAGPSFMILVFLFLRKSGAITFNDQVIGRIRVIITVSLLINIFFAGSELFAEFYSDSKHVVHFSHLFGLHGESLLAPWIWTALGLNVAAAILLLSPARRNQGVLIVACMMIIVGIWTEKGLGFVIPAFIPTTLGDFVQYVPSVNELLVCVGVWAFGLLVYTLMLKGAIPIINREE, encoded by the coding sequence ATGATACAGTTTTTCGTGCACGGATTTATCTCCACCTTTCGCGGCAGCAGGACCTACTGGCTGTGGGTGACGTTTCTCCTCGCTGTCTCCCTGATCGGTCTCAATGCCTGGGCCCGACAGCTGGCCCACGGCCTGGCCACCTCCGGCATGGGAGATGAGGTCTCCTGGGGTATGTACATCGCCAACTTCGTTTTCCTTGTCGGCATGGCTGCGGCCGCGGTGATGATGGTTATCCCGGCTTACATTTTCAAAGACCGGGAGATGCACAAGATCGTCGTGCTGAGCGAGCTCTTTGCAGTGGCGGCCATGGTGATGTGTATTCTTTTTGTCACCGTGGACTTGGGCCGGCCGGACCGGATCTGGCACATGGTGCCCAGGCTTGGTTATTTCAACTGGCCTGGATCCATGCTGACCTGGGATGTCCTGGTTTTAAACGGCTACCTGCTGCTCAACCTCTATGTCTGTTTCTATGTCCTCTACTCCCGGTTCCATGGCAGAAAGCCAAAACCGGCTCTCTATATTCCGGTTGTCTTTCTGGCTATCGGCTGGGCCTTTTCCATTCACACCACCACAGCCTTTCTCTTCCAGGGCCTTGGTGGCCGTCCGTTCTGGAACTCGGGCCTGATCGCGCCCCGTTTCCTGGCCTCGGCCTTTGCCGCCGGACCGTCCTTCATGATTCTTGTCTTTCTCTTTCTCCGGAAAAGCGGAGCCATCACCTTCAACGATCAGGTGATCGGCCGCATCCGGGTCATTATCACCGTGTCGCTCCTGATCAACATTTTTTTTGCCGGTTCCGAGCTCTTTGCCGAGTTCTACTCCGACTCCAAGCATGTGGTCCATTTCAGCCATCTCTTCGGGCTGCACGGTGAAAGCCTGCTGGCGCCCTGGATCTGGACCGCCCTTGGTCTCAATGTCGCGGCGGCCATCCTTCTCCTTTCTCCGGCCCGCCGTAACCAGGGGGTCCTGATCGTCGCCTGTATGATGATCATTGTCGGTATCTGGACGGAAAAGGGGCTTGGCTTTGTTATTCCGGCCTTTATCCCGACCACCCTGGGCGACTTTGTCCAGTACGTTCCCTCGGTGAACGAACTCCTGGTCTGCGTGGGTGTGTGGGCTTTTGGCCTGCTCGTCTATACCCTCATGCTCAAGGGAGCCATTCCCATTATCAACCGGGAAGAATAA